The Ananas comosus cultivar F153 linkage group 20, ASM154086v1, whole genome shotgun sequence region TAATAAGACCACTTCTAACTTTTTGCTTTCAATTGGCATTTATCTTATGCCAAAGTTTGCAAAACTGATTGTCTGGACTTTGCCCATCACATTAGCTTTGGATTATTGATTGATCAGCTCTTCATTTCTCTGTATATTTTGGTAgtcattattttaaatttacttagTTTTAGCACATGCAAAAGGAGTGGAGACTAAAAGTAGTAGTAGGATCAAAAATAGATACTAAAATCAACTACTCAATCTCCAAATCGGTTCCTACCAAGTTTCCTTAGAATTAATTTGGTATGATGTTCCTTCCACTAGTAGggttactatattcttatgagtatagagccctttatactcataaattatttttgacgatggagtttccgaatcgacgattcatttcgttaaatatgatctagagtatttgaaacttctaaaaaataaattttgtaatttttcgaaataataataaagtccatcaagcaggcataaaatgaacggtcaaaatcgaacgacatcctaaaaatgaataattggatccttcaattaagatcggagttattgatctttatctaggtagtgaataaaaatttttataaaaaattcaaccgattcctattcttttacattgttaaattagcaagtatctcatactggaaaaattgtcaattttgtgaccttttgatcgtaaggtaaatgatgttaaaaaattatgaaatttgatttctagaagttttgaatgttttagataatgtttaacaatATGGATCGTCGATCAGAAGCTCTATctttgaaaacgacttatgaatacgagggtaatcgtactcataaaagtatagtatcCGGACTCTTCCTTCTACTATCACTTTGCACACAACACTTTATCAAACtatatttcaaatttgtttAGTTCTTTTTAGTATCTAATACTATTTGATAAAGTAATATCTTAAAAGTATTATTGAGAACACACATTATACTAAATTCCCTTAAGTTGTCTCTTTTGCATAACAAAATCATGagatgaaaatttaaagttttgttTTTGGGCATCAAAATCTCATTTCTTGTTGCCATAGTAGTTCTAAATAGTTGTGATAACCTAAAGCTAGATATCTTCtttataaacttataaattgGGAACCTTATAGAGGCTTTGAGCGCTCTCCACATCCCGCGGGCTGTGAGGCATGCTATTCTATCTTCCTTAACTATCAGGCTTGCTGTTTTATTTCCTATTAAATGTATGCGAGGGccactattttattttcaattaaatgTCATAGTTTCTAAGAGCGATGcttgatttattataaatagtGGGTTTGTGCTCGGTTCGTTTTTTTCTCTAtgttcccttttcttttcttctttttttttttttgcaactttctctttctcttgctTTTTTGTAGTCTTTacggctgcgtttggttcgggtataagtaagaactgctagttctagggataggtacaagttcaggtataagcagtaactagaccaattttacgtttggatgaaaattgggttgttcctatgAATAAGgcaaatagtgtttggatggttagattggaacaagagtaataagagttataatttgaaattaaaattatattatgtaattaatagtaataaaaatattacttaaaaataaataaaaaattaattattaataattaattataaataattattattattaataattaattataaataataaattaataatatggatgaactaattaataataataataattattattaattattaataaataataataattattaattattcttaatatttaattataaataataaattatttaaattatttaattattaaagtaataaataatgatttaaatatattaattatattaattaataatttactgccattaaaattaaatttagattttaattaatcttgttctcatccaggaacaagcttgttccaggaaacggatggaacagcagttccagccttataccagctagttccagatttTCGAGAATTACTGTTTCCGGGAACCAAACATTgagtttgggaacaaaggggggaataagggcttattcccctccttgttcccgaaccaaacactacctacGAGCCTATCTCACGATTAATTACTTTGCGGTCCTTTAGTTTATTTTAATGTGATAATTTCTCTATTGATTTATGCATGGTGCATGTGTTTGATTTTAGAGTGATATTAGATGGAATTTTCTTCATTAGATTCTTGCTTTTTTAATAATTGTTGACACTTTTTTCcggttagtttttttttgttgttttcgcTATTTGCctttgcttattattatttctttctgcTACTATTTTCCTTTTGTTGATGCAATTACTATTTGGTTATCAAATTTTAGTTGatactttttttatattatggTGCAGTTGTACTATTCTTATATAGCTATTGCATAATCAAAGACTTTGATGTCATATTCTTTTAGCCTTATTAGGAATAAAGAATGAATTAGGCTgaagtactattaatagtaccaaattattagagctactatatttttagcctttggatgaagagaCATATGATTAGTACAAAGTCATTAgtattattagatttttaatctTTGGACGAAAGAACGTGTGATTAGGATGATAATAATACTGTATAATTATGGTGGTtggtataataatataatttaaagattGAAAGTAGTCAAATAATAGATTTAGTAGTGAAAAACTTGATAACATGGAACATTGGGCCCTATATTAACAATATTGTAGCACAAAGAATTGGTTTATATAACCAATATTTGCAGTAGTCTACAAGTGGGGACTACCCACAATATTGCAATTGCCTTTCGCTCTTCTGTCTATTTCTCTCATCCAAGCAAGCAATCCCTGACAAATCCAccactccctcctcctctccacttCCCCTGAGCTCGACTtccccctcttcttctcccacctcaactccctcctcctcctcaaaccctcctccttctccaccccaaaaaccctaacttccccctcttcttctcccacctcaactccctcctcctcctcaaaccctcctcctcctccgaacGCTCCCTCCTCTCCCCGCTCGACCGCGCCGCCATCGGCGCCCTCGCCGGCGCCTTCGCCGGTGGCCTCACCTACGTCGCCCTCCTCCCGCTGGACGCCGTCAAGACCCGCCTCCAAACCCTGCCCtcgtcctccgcctccgcctcctccgctgtcgccgccgcctcctccatcCTCCGCTCCCACGGCCCCCTCGGCTTCTACCGCGGCCTCTCCGCCGTCCTCCTcggctccgccgcctcctccgccctCTACTTCGCCACCTGCGAGCTCGCCAAATCCCTCCTCCataccctaaccctaaccctcaaCCCCTTCTTCGTCCCGCCCCTCGCCGGCGCCCTCGGCAACGTCGTCTCCTCCGCCGTCATGGTCCCCAAGGAGCTCCTCACCCAGCGCATGCaggccggcgccggcgcccaCCGCCGCACCCTCGACCTCGCCCTCCACATCCTCCGCGAGGACGGCGTCTTCGGCCTCTACGCCGGGTACGCCGCCACCCTCCTCCGCAACCTCCCCGCCGGGATCCTCAGCTACTCCTCCTTCGAGTACCTCAAGGCCTTCGCGCTGCGCCTCACCAAGAAGCCCCACCTCGAGCCCGCGCACAGCGTCGCCTGCGGCGCCCTCGCCGGCGCCATCTCCGCCTCGCTCACCACCCCGCTCGACGTCGTCAAGACCCGCCTCATGACCCAGCCTCAGGGTGAGGGCAGCAGGAAGGTAttatccatctctctctctctctctctctctctctctctctctctctctctatatatatatatatatatatatataaggaagggttaattttatacaagtcCATGTAAACATAATGaagacaaatatattcctacaaaattcatTGTTCCTGCAAAACACCTGATGTTTTCAAAAAcacctgatgttttcaaatacaTCCTTGCTGTTAGAATCCggtagaaaattttagttaaccatagattaaatacttaactctgattagtttttgacattttatttctttatattatactcttatggcttttggaggaatatatttgtgatggcaaaataaaaaatataaacagttctctaacggtaacaaaccagatgaACATATTTGAGAATatggacaatatatgaaagttgaactttgtagggttATATTTGTCATCCAGagtgtttgcagggacctgtaaaaaattaaccctatatataaaTACCAGTGTATTGTCGGAACAAGTTTGATTTGTAGACAGAAGGATAAGACTTGGTTTGTTAGTCAGATGAAGGCCCAACTCCTGTATTTTCGATCTACCACCCAAATTAGACTGAGTAAGGCTTCGATTGGGGTTCCTGGGAGCTTGCGGTACTTGCCATGAGAAAGaactatggaaaaaaaaaaaccctttttgtTTGTGTGTGTAATATCACGTTTCCGCATATTGCAATAagttggttacgatatatttctCTGCGGTCCCCGTCGGAAAACAATGAAgcatatttttatatgctttcGTCCTAACTCTCTTTTGCCTACTAGTGTTAGATAAGCCTCGGTGTTAAACCACAATCAACTAAGCAAAAGATTGACTAGGTGTAGCATTCTCAACTACATAGTGTCAAACAGATTAAATGCAACTAGAATTGCTCAATTTACAACTGCATGCATCTCTGACTATTTTGTATTGTAGTCACATCCAACTAAATGGCCCTTTAACGGAGCTGCTAGCCTGTATCTATAGTTGTACGTTTATTGACAGCAGTGTAGAGATTGGCAAGAAGAACAATGACTTGTTGGTGTTTTTGAGAAACGAAAAATAGTAGAACCTAAAGTGTTATCTATTTGTAACATATAACTAAAGCCTTGTAGAGAAAAGTTTCTTGACATTTTGGGtcaaatttgatttggatttctaTGTTGNtctctctctctatatgtatatatatatatatatataagggttaattttatacaagttCATGTAAACATAATggatgacaaatatatttctacaaaattcaactttcatatgttgtttctgCAAAACacttgatgttttcaaatacgTCCCAGCTGGTAGAATCCggtagaaaaatttagttaaccataggttaaatactttaactttttatttttttatattatactgttgtggcttttggaggaatatatttgtgatgacaaaataaaaaatataaacagttctctaacggtaaccaACCAGATGAACATATTTGAGAATATCAGATCTTTtatagggacaacatatgaaagttgaactttgtagggttATATTTGTCATCCAGAGTGTTTGCGGGGGCCTGTaaaaaattaaccctatatataaaTACCAGTGTATTGTTGGAACAAGTTTGATTTGTAGACAGAAGGATAAGACTTGGTTTGTTAGTCAGATGAAGGCCCAACTCCTGTATTTTCGATCTACCACCCAAATTAGACTGAGTAAGGCTCCGATTGGGGTTCCCGGGAGCTTGCGGTACTTGCCGTGAGAAAGAActatggaaaagaaaaaaccctTTTTGTTTGTGTGTGTAATATCACGTTTCCGCATATTGCAATAagttggttacgatatatttctTTGCGGTCCCCGTCGGAAAACAATGAAGCATATTCTTATATGCTTTCGTCCTAACTCTCTTTTGCCTACTAGTGTAGATAAGCCTCGGTGTTAAACCACAATCAACTAAGCAAAAGATTGTCTAGGTGTAGCATTCTTGTCTAGGTGTAGCATTCTCAACTACATAGTGTCAAACAGATTAAATGCAACTAGAATTGCTCAATTTACAGCTGCATGCATCTCTGACTATTTTGTATTGTAGTCACATCCAACTAAATGGCCCTTTAACGGAGCTGCTAGCCTGTATCTATAGTTGTACGTTTATTGACAGCAGTGTAGAGATTGGCAAGAAGaacaataacttgttggtgTTTTTGAGAAACGAAAAATAGTAGAACCTAAAGTGTTATCTATTTGTAACATATAACTAAAGCCTTGTAGAGAAAAGTTTCTTGACATTTTGGGtcaaatttgatttggatttctaTGTTGTTCTCAGAGTTTGAATTGTAATAATTTggcttttgaagtttttgacTTCGATTTCAGTTTCGTCCTTGaaagatttgattttgatttttagcaaaTTAGACTGCCATGAAGTTTGATCTCAATTTTCACCATCTCCTATATAAAATAACAACAGAACTTTCAACTGCTATCAACCAAGCAAAAAATTTTGTAGGTGTAGCATTCTCAACTACATAGTGTAAAATCGATTAAATGCAACTAGAATAGCTCAATTTACAGCTGCATGCATCTCTGACTATTTTGTATTGTAATTGCATCCAGATAAATGGCCCTTTAACGCAGCTGCTAGCTTGTATCTATAGTTGTACTTTTATTGACAGTGGTGCAGAGATTGGCAAGAAAAACGATAATTTGTTGGTGTTTTTGAGAAATGAAAAATAGTAGAACATAAAGTGCTATCTATTAGTAACATATAACTAAGCCTCGTTGAGAACAGTTTCTTGACATTTTGGGTCAagtttgatttggatttctaTGTTGATCTCAGAGTttcaattgtaataatttggCTTCTGAAGTTTGACTTCGATTtcagtttcgtcctcgaaagatttgattttgatttgtagcAAATTATACTGCCATGAAGTTTGATCTCGATTTGCGGTTTCATCATGGACTTCTTTCACTTAAAATGAATACAATATGAAcatcctttttctcttctttctttttcttcttctccaaaaGCCTAATATGCTATTGATAGAATTTTTAATACTTTGGTACTCAACAGGTGTTTGAGACTATGAGGCAGATTGTTCTGGAAGAAGGGTGGGCTGGGCTGGGCCGAGGGATTGGCCCGAGGGTTTTACATAGTGCATGCTTTGCGGCTATTGGTTACTGTGCATTTGAGACAGCCAGGCTGGCAATATTGCAGTGGTATATACAGCAGAGGGAGAAGGCCATGGTTAAAAGTGCAGCTTAAGGTATAATCACCTCCCTTGAGATCCTTTTATGAGAATAAATGGTGGTAATTTGAATTACCGCTATCTTTAATTCATGAGGAATAATGCAGCTTCTTATGCTTAATAGATTGTTCTATAATTGGATATCTAGTCTAGCTAGATAGACTTGCTTGCTGCTCTATTATAGGTAgatttagggcctgtttggccctgCTTTAGTGTACAGTACATTTCCTAAGTGTTCCTTGAGTAATGATATTGTGAAACTTGTTATATCATAATTTCTGAACAGCTTCTCTCTGTCCTATGATTCCTTCTGTTCTAGGGGAAGTCCCAAAGGAGACTGTCGATCAGGTGTAGTGGGAAGAGATTGATGATTTGCAATACAAAACCAAAGAGGCTGTGGATTTAGCCCATCAAACTGACTTGATAATCCTTAGGCTAGATTAAAATCATTAGCTAGTGCTGAATAGGGAattcatttttatatatactgaCTGGAATATCATTTGGTTTAGACAACAATATTTGGATTGGTTTTGTCTCACTTGTAATAATAAACTTCAATTTCTGTCTTTGTAATTGTCTTCCGGAAATGTTCATTTTGGAACAGTTGACTATCACTTTCTAGTTTTTCTCAAAGCTTGTTATGAATCCAGCAAGCAAGGCTAGAACAGCTGGTTTAGGCAGAACTATAATACTTTTGTTGTGTGATTACCTGATATAATTTCTATCTAGTTTCTAAGGTTTAGATTTCATTGTTAACAATAATGGAGGGATGGTAAAATGTTTTGCCTGTCGAAGACCTAAGAGAGTACTTATTTTCGTATGCATCAGGAGGTTATTGTTCTATACACAAGGAGTTCTTCATAAAGCCATTGCATACTTTGGAATGGATTATTGCATTGATAAATCATGTTGCATGTGTTCGAAGATTTATTGAACTAAACATTGCCCCAAATTGGCCAAATGAAGAGGGCGTATGGTGTTAActtttatactgtttcttcatGCAAACTACGATCTTATTCAAAATTATAGCTTTCGTTCATACCGTCCTAGTAGCAAACAATTATGCAGTTTGGCAATCGTACTACTGTCCTTTTTATCCCTCTCATGATCTTTTGCAAGCGACCTCTGCGTAGTTTACTGCCAACAGATGTTTCAAACTTATTAAATGTGCAACATTTGCTTTCACATATCTATCCTGGCATATTAGATGAATTCTATCTTGGCATATTAGATGAATTTGTTTTCTCTGTTATACCTCTTGTTTTCCTTCATCTATCTTTTCAATTCTACATCCTTGCTGCAAATTGAATCACATTTGAATAGTACAGCTGGTGCTAGCTTACGAGAGAATGTCCTGATTCCCTAACTTCTGAACATGCTTATGATTAAATAGTGTTCTTTTTAGTTGTTTTCAATGGGCTCAGACAAGGTATCTGTAAATTTTGTGGCGGCAGATGGTTGTATGAGCTGAATGAATGTATAAGAGTTCACCAGTAAAAGAAACACAAATCACATTACTCCAAtaatgttttaattaattaattgaagaCATTACTAGTTAGTGACGTGGGATATTGTAACTATTCCTTTTTTAGAGTGAAGGTAGTATCTACGATACCAAATAGGTTGATTTGAGGGGACCATTTAGTTTTGAGAAATTGTCATAATGcgtctaatttaaaaaaattgagttaaACTGTGCTACTTTATCTAACTATGGAGAAACTTtctatttgaaaatttagaaaacaGACTCCTCATGTGCAAAGAAATTTCACTACTCTTGGGGGAATGGTGAATGGTCACAAAAGTATGTAGTTAattgtattattaatattaatgagtagaaatatttaattagttcAACATTGTTTCATTTTGAACCTCTACTGTTTAATTGAAATGCCCTTGTGACCAGAGATAATGGCATTCAAGATGGTAAAAATGTGCGGACACACCCTTGAACTAACTGTTATTTAGCAGCAGGTGCCGAAAATTGAGTTTTcacgttttctttttcttttttaattcatcATCTaacatttgtttgatttgataacATTCCATCATACTTAGCAGTATTTGTAAAACTAGGCAACATATTGCGGAACATAcaccttttgttttattttttgcatgtCGGATAACACACATGTTTGGGATGCTCAAATTTAGAGGGAAACAGACGTATGAAATGATTTGCAGTTGGAGGATTATCTGAATCTTATTACCTTTTGACATTTTGGTCAGCATACTTCCTTGAAGAAGCTCCATTAAACTGACTTTCCatattccttctttttttcccctaatttctttaattttttaataaaattacaatGTATATGAATTACTTGTTTTTAATGTATTAAATTCTTGTGGGTTACAGTTAGCAGCTGCAGAATAATCTATACAATAGACAAAGAGGACCTGGAGCTGGGAATCTAAAGAAGGGCTATGAACATTCACATGCAGTTTGTTCCTTTTTACTGTGTTGTATGTTTAGTCCCTCTATTATGCCGATATTGTGCCCTGATCTCTGGATTTATGGCTTGAACATTTAGTCCCTAAAATTTCGCATGTATTGCGCTTTAGTtcctaacaatcaaaaagtAATCTATCTTATCCTTATAACAAAAATCAGTTTAACTCTTTTACCTGTAAAAGGGTTCTCATACTTCAAATTACATCAAATAGAGTTAAAAGGTCATTTTACGATAGAAGTGCGTTTttcgtttcttttcttttttgccctCTAATGGTCAAGAACTAAACAGCAATATATGCGAAAGTTTAAGAACTGAAGTGCTGAAGTGAAAAGTATTGAGGACCAAGCTGCCGCATCAAGACTGCGCAAGgactatttatacattttgcCCTTCCTTTTTAGTCACAAGAGTGAAGAATGGTGCTTCACCAATCCAAGCCAAAGAAGAAATGGAGGAGACTCTGctctttctattttctttttcccttattttttttccctaaatttTCTTTGTTTAACTCCTTTTTTGTTTCCTGATGAGAAAGATTGATTCATTATTGTGGGCATTTAATTTCGTCTTATTTACATCTATCTCCCTCTTTTTGTAATAATCTTTCAGGCCTGGTTGGATGCATTAACATCTTATTCGGCATATTTGCGCGATgtttttattgcttttttttttttttttttccttctatttgtGCATTGGTGTTGCTCATAGTCAATTAATACCAAAAAAGTGTCAGAAGTACATGTATGACCTCTGAATTATTCGTTGATGATGTATTacataaattttgagtttacCTCAAGTAATTTTAGGTCAAATAGAATGTTTTCTTCGTATAATTTTATCTAATCTTGTATCATTTCAAACAGAATTCTAAACtaattttaatcatttaattTGTCTTACAAATTTCTTTAATATTTGTGCTTAGTCTGCATTTTGGTGATGGATCTATGCAGATTATTACTAGGGAATGGAGTCTCAACAAGTTAACATTTCCACttgaaaagaattttaaaatttacaaagatgtaagatttttttttccaaactcaAGGGGATGTGCCAGCAGCATTTaaccatatatttttatctatttaatgAACTATATGCTAATTTATTCTTATAACAATAGCTAATTAATCCCAGTTACAGAATCTAAGCTGCATATCTAAATATCTAGGTGTTTTGATATGTGAAAAGGTTAGCCTTTAAAATGtctaaaatagttttatttaaagGCTAAAAtggattttagaattttaaaaaaaaattgatgtggcactaaattgcacatttggtccTCAGACTATGTGGCATCTACTATTTTGTTTCCTTAAATtctaaattgttttttttaattatatttttaaattaatgcaaTCAAATTTTACACTCAAATGATAGAAATGTGGTAGTGTTACTTGGATGGCAAGATGATGCCTAAGATATAATATTATTGTTAAAATAATGCttctatatttgttattttttgatattgttcatTCATTTCTATTTAACggctcaaatttaattttttttaaattgtgacctgcaatagtaGGTCATTTTTAGAGAGTCACCGGTTACCAGGTATTCCAAAAAAGTgtattttgatcttttaatATATGGATAATTTGGTATTGTTATCTCCACTATAGTATCAAATCtttattctctctttgtttttttttttctctctctatcttttctttttatccaCAGTAGAGATGTAAAATGGTAGGATTCatggcggatttttaaaaatccgaatctGAATTCGAACCCAACTATCAAACCTAAAACTCGAAACGGAATCCAAATTCGACTAATTTAGAGAATCATATCCACACCTGTACctgactaaaaatttaaaactcgaACCCTAGCCCGAAAATCCATACCCGAAACATTTATTTCTccttacaatattttaaaagatattaaattaaatctaaaattttaaaatatatattcaaatataacatcagacatttatatatattatatataacgtaAAATAAATTCTAGTTTCAATCGGTTTCTGGTTCGGATcagatacaatcaaaatccatgcCCGAATTAAAATCCGTTGGATTTTCgctttttatatccatatccaaaacgATATCCATTTAGCATGGGTAAATCTACTGCGTTTGCTTTCGAGTTTGGGTTCAGATTCAGGTAAAATTATCGATATTTGTAGATTCTGTACCCATTGACATTTGTAATATCCACAgatattttatcatttcataTTTGTAAGCcacatatattttattaaaaaatattacaacttatta contains the following coding sequences:
- the LOC109726042 gene encoding protein MITOFERRINLIKE 1, chloroplastic yields the protein MGDPLGSEASQLVLELIISRKCGISFGLLLKPSSSSERSLLSPLDRAAIGALAGAFAGGLTYVALLPLDAVKTRLQTLPSSSASASSAVAAASSILRSHGPLGFYRGLSAVLLGSAASSALYFATCELAKSLLHTLTLTLNPFFVPPLAGALGNVVSSAVMVPKELLTQRMQAGAGAHRRTLDLALHILREDGVFGLYAGYAATLLRNLPAGILSYSSFEYLKAFALRLTKKPHLEPAHSVACGALAGAISASLTTPLDVVKTRLMTQPQGEGSRKVFETMRQIVLEEGWAGLGRGIGPRVLHSACFAAIGYCAFETARLAILQWYIQQREKAMVKSAA